In the Anser cygnoides isolate HZ-2024a breed goose chromosome 27, Taihu_goose_T2T_genome, whole genome shotgun sequence genome, one interval contains:
- the MYO1F gene encoding unconventional myosin-If, which translates to MGSKERFHWQSHNVKQSGVDDMVLLSKISEEAIVENLKKRFMDDYIFTYIGPVLISVNPFKQMPYFTDREIELYQGAAQYENPPHIYALTDNMYRNMLIDGENQCVIISGESGAGKTVAAKYIMGYISKVSGGGDKVQHVKDIILQSNPLLEAFGNAKTVRNNNSSRFGKYFEIQFSRGGEPDGGKISNFLLEKSRVVSQNEHERNFHIYYQLIEGASQEQRQNLGIMSPDYYYYLNQSDTYQVEGTDDRNDFHETMNAMQVIGIRGEDQQLVLQIVAGILHLGNISFREEGNYAQVENADSLAFPAYLLGIDRDRLNSKVTSRKMDSKWGGRSESITVTLNVEQAAYTRDALAKGLYARVFDFLVESINRAMQKPYEEYSIGVLDIYGFEIFQKNGFEQFCINFVNEKLQQIFIELTLKAEQEEYVQEGIKWTQIQYFNNKVVCDLIENKLNPPGIMSVLDDVCATMHATGEGADQTLLQKLQAAVGTHEHFNSWSSGFVIHHYAGKVSYDVNGFCERNRDVLFTDLIELMQSSEYGFIRMLFPEKLDSDKKGRPTTAGSKIKKQANDLVNTLMKCTPHYIRCIKPNETKKPRDWEESRVKHQVEYLGLKENIRVRRAGFAYRRLFQKFLQRYAILTPETWPCWRGDERQGVQHLLRSVNMDPDQYQMGRSKVFVKNPESLFLLEEMRERKFDGFARVIQKAWRRHVAIRKYEQMREEASSILYNCKERRRNSINRNFVGDYLGMEERPELRQFLAKRERVDFADSITKYDRRFKPIKRDFILTPKYFYLIGREKVKKGPEKGQIKEVLKKKVEIQAVSGVSLSTRQDDFFIIHENDADNFLESIFKTELVSLLSKRYEELTHTKLQLTFKDTLQFRVKKEGWGGGGTRNVTFMRGQGDVAILKAGGKTLTVSIGDGLPRNSKPTRKGVTQSRGGSRYPAPSRSAPPAPQGTCKNGAPQFPRGNSRAQRDTYNTPQKQARAPPATVLPTQSTNRRPKTRPPSEQNMEFLNVPDQGVAGMQRRRSVGQRPPPAGRPKPQPKVATPRCRALYQYIGQDVDELSFNVGDIIDILLEDISGWWKGRLHGKEGLFPGNYVQKI; encoded by the exons ATG GGCAGCAAGGAGCGCTTCCACTGGCAGAGCCACAATGTCAAGCAGAGCGGGGTGGATGACATGGTTCTGCTCTCCAAGATCTCCGAGGAGGCCATCGTGGAGAACCTCAAGAAGCGCTTTATGGACGATTACATCTTT ACCTACATCGGGCCGGTGCTCATCTCCGTCAACCCCTTCAAGCAGATGCCGTACTTCACCGACCGAGAGATCGAGCTGTACCAGGGGGCG GCTCAGTATGAAAATCCCCCCCACATCTATGCGCTGACGGACAACATGTACCGAAACATGCTGATCGATGGGGAGAACCAATGTGTCATCATCAG TGGAGAAAGCGGGGCCGGGAAAACAGTGGCAGCAAAATACATCATGGGATACATCTCCAAAGTGTCCGGGGGTGGCGACAAGGTGCAG CACGTGAAGGACATCATCCTGCAGTCCAACCCACTGCTGGAAGCCTTTGGCAACGCCAAAACCGTCCGCAACAACAACTCGAGCCGCTTT GGGAAATACTTCGAGATCCAGTTCAGCCGGGGCGGTGAGCCCGACGGGGGGAAGATCTCCAACTTCCTGCTGGAGAAGTCACGGGTGGTGAGCCAGAACGAGCACGAGAGGAACTTCCACATCTACTACCAG CTCATCGAAGGGGCGTCCCAAGAGCAGCGGCAGAACCTGGGCATCATGAGCCCGGATTATTACTACTACTTGAACCAGTCGGACACGTACCAGGTAGAAGGCACGGACGACCGCAACGACTTCCATGAGACTATG AACGCCATGCAGGTGATCGGCATCCGGGGCGAGGaccagcagctggtgctgcagaTCGTGGCAGGGATCCTCCACCTGGGCAACATCAGTTTTCGGGAGGAGGGCAACTATGCCCAGGTGGAAAATGCCGACT CCCTGGCCTTCCCCGCCTACCTGCTGGGCATCGACCGCGACCGCCTCAACAGCAAGGTCACCAGCCGCAAGATGGACAGCAAGTGGGGCGGACGCTCCGAGTCCATCACCGTCACCCTCAACGTGGAGCAGGCGGCTTACACCCGGGACGCCCTGGCCAAGGGGCTCTACGCTCGTGTCTTTGACTTCCTCGTGGAG TCCATCAACCGAGCCATGCAGAAGCCGTACGAGGAGTACAGCATTGGGGTGCTGGACATCTACGGCTTTGAAATATTCCAG aaaaatggttttgagCAGTTCTGCATTAACTTTGTGAACGAGAAGCTGCAGCAGATCTTCATAGAGCTGACCCTGAAGGCAGAACAG GAGGAGTACGTGCAGGAGGGCATCAAATGGACCCAGATCCAGTACTTCAACAACAAGGTGGTGTGCGACCTGATAGAGAACAAGCTG AACCCTCCCGGGATCATGAGTGTCCTGGACGACGTCTGTGCCACCATGCACGCCACCGGCGAGGGCGCTGACCAGACcctgctgcagaagctgcaggcAGCCGTGGGCACCCATGAGCACTTCAACAGCTGGAGCTCGGGCTTCGTCATCCACCACTACGCGGGCAAG gtCTCCTACGACGTGAATGGCTTCTGTGAGCGCAACCGGGACGTGCTCTTCACCGACCTGATTGAGCTCATGCAGAGCAGCGAATA CGGTTTCATCCGGATGCTTTTCCCGGAGAAGCTTGATTCTGACAAAAAGGGCCGCCCAACCACTGCGGGCTCCAAAATCAAG AAACAGGCTAACGACCTGGTGAACACGTTAATGAAGTGCACACCACACTACATCCGCTGCATCAAGCCCAACGAGACCAAGAAACCCCGTGACTGGGAGGAGAGCAG GGTGAAGCACCAAGTCGAGTACctggggctgaaggagaatATCCGCGTACGCCGGGCTGGTTTTGCCTACCGCCGCCTCTTCCAGAAATTCCTGCAACG CTACGCCATCCTCACCCCCGAGACGTGGCCGTGCTGGCGCGGGGACGAGCGGCAAGGCGTGCAGCACTTGCTGCGCTCCGTCAACATGGACCCAGACCAGTACCAGATGGGACGGAGCAAGGTGTTCGTCAAGAACCCCGAGTCG ctCTTCCTCCTGGAGGAGATGCGGGAGCGGAAATTTGACGGCTTCGCCCGGGTGATCCAGAAGGCCTGGCGCCGGCACGTCGCCATCCGGAAATACGAGCAGATGCGAGAGGAGG CCTCCAGCATCCTCTACAACTGCAAAGAGCGGCGGAGGAACAGCATCAACAGGAATTTTGTGGGCGATTACCTGGGCATGGAGGAGCGGCCGGAGCTGCGGCAGTTCCTAGCCAAGAGGGAGCGGGTTGACTTCGCCGACTCCATCACAAAGTATGACCGGAGGTTCAAG CCCATCAAGCGGGACTTCATCCTCACCCCCAAGTACTTTTACCTGATCGGGCGGGAGAAGGTGAAGAAAGGCCCTGAGAAGGGGCAGATCAAGGAGGTGCTCAAGAAGAAGGTGGAGATCCAGGCGGTGAGCGGCGTCTCGCTGAG CACCCGGCAGGATGATTTCTTCATCATCCATGAGAACGATGCCGACAACTTCCTCGAGTCCATCTTCAAGACGGAGCTGGTCAGCCTGCTGAGCAAGCGCTACGAGGAGCTCACCCATACCAAGCTGCAACTCACCTTCAAAGACAC acTACAGTTTCGGGTGAAGAAGGAGGGctggggcggcggcggcacccgCAATGTCACCTTCATGAGAGGACAGGGCGACGTGGCCATCCTCAAAGCTGGAGGCAAAACCCTTACGGTCAGCATCGGGGACGGGCTCCCCAGGAACTCCA agcCCACAAGGAAGGGGGTGACGCAGagcagaggtggcagcaggtATCCAGCACCTTCCCGGAgtgcccccccggcaccccaag GCACCTGCAAGAACGGGGCTCCCCAGTTCCCACGTGGGAACAGCCGGGCTCAGCGGGACACCTACAACACACCCCAGAAGCAGGCGCGGGCACCACCGGCCACAGTGCTGCCCACCCAAAGCACAAACCGCCGGCCAAAGACACGGCCCCCATCCGAGCAGAACATGGAGTTCCTCAACGTGCCTGACCAGGGGGTGGCCGG GATGCAGCGGAGGCGAAGCGTGGGCCAGCGGCCACCCCCAGCCGGTCGCCCCAAGCCGCAGCCCAAGGTGGCCACGCCGCGCTGCCGTGCGCTGTACCAGTACATCGGGCAGGACGTGGACGAGCTCAGCTTCAACGTGGGGGACATCATCGACATCCTGCTGGAAG ATATCTCTGGTTGGTGGAAGGGACGGCTGCATGGCAAGGAGGGGCTTTTTCCTGGGAACTACGTGCAGAAGATCTGA